A stretch of Prosthecobacter debontii DNA encodes these proteins:
- the secE gene encoding preprotein translocase subunit SecE, protein MSRIRTYLGEVYIELKKASWPWDSKEKGFAKYKELIDSTIVVFIAMILLGAFVAFFDTALRGAFEAMAKAVAG, encoded by the coding sequence ATGAGCCGCATCCGCACCTACCTTGGTGAAGTCTATATCGAACTCAAGAAAGCCAGTTGGCCTTGGGATTCCAAAGAAAAAGGTTTCGCTAAATACAAGGAGCTCATTGACTCCACCATCGTCGTCTTCATTGCGATGATTCTGCTCGGTGCCTTCGTGGCTTTCTTTGACACAGCTCTGCGTGGCGCTTTCGAGGCCATGGCAAAAGCGGTCGCTGGCTGA
- the rplJ gene encoding 50S ribosomal protein L10, with the protein MKAEKTLLIEDLLSRVNSSPFLFVVDYTGLTVDKFAELRKRLAPTGAEIHVFKNTLVKKAAERAGYPESLAPFLTGQSAFVTGAQDVCAAAKIMKNFAAEFEKPKIKAGVLDGALLDANGIKALADLPSKETLQAQLLGVLQAPASALVRLLNEPAASLARVLKAKADAAGESAAA; encoded by the coding sequence ATGAAAGCTGAAAAGACACTCCTCATTGAAGACCTGCTGAGCCGGGTCAACTCCTCCCCGTTCCTCTTCGTCGTGGATTACACAGGTCTCACCGTGGACAAATTCGCTGAGCTGCGCAAGCGCTTGGCCCCCACCGGTGCTGAGATCCACGTCTTCAAAAACACTCTCGTGAAGAAGGCTGCTGAGCGCGCCGGTTATCCAGAGTCCCTTGCACCTTTCTTGACGGGCCAGAGCGCCTTCGTCACCGGTGCTCAGGACGTCTGCGCAGCTGCCAAGATCATGAAGAACTTCGCGGCTGAGTTCGAGAAGCCTAAGATCAAGGCTGGCGTCCTCGACGGCGCTCTTCTTGACGCGAACGGCATCAAGGCTCTGGCAGATCTGCCTTCCAAGGAAACCCTCCAGGCCCAGTTACTTGGCGTCCTTCAGGCACCTGCCTCCGCTCTGGTCCGCCTCCTCAACGAGCCTGCTGCCTCCCTGGCACGCGTGCTCAAGGCCAAGGCCGACGCCGCTGGCGAGTCCGCCGCTGCTTAA
- the rpoB gene encoding DNA-directed RNA polymerase subunit beta: protein MSQRTNFGKIHEVSEPPNLIEIQLRSYEEFLQKNILPSKRKEVGLQAVFKEVFPIESYDAKMTLDFVLYEIGEPKLSSLEAIREAETYSAPLYVTFELRDEAGAKQERVYMGEVPLMTDRGTFVINGAERVVVSQLHRSPGICFESSQHLNGRWLYGFRIIPDRGTWLEVQFDTNDLLYVYLDRRRRRRKFLATTLLRVIGYSTDEEILKLFYNIEDMKLKENLPEEEISAKLLFKDILDGELIVARAYEPLTAGVVRQLIQLGHKTVKVITASQDDLIVTSLRKDPAKDEDEALKEIYRRLRPGDPPTIPNARALVKRLFFDPKRYDLTRVGRYKINQKLGLKTDADMRILDPNDVISAMSYLFKLRAGEGILDDIDHLGSRRVRAVGELLANQCRVGLARTERLVKERMTLFDVSMDTMTPAKLINPKALSAVVRDFFGRSQLSQFMDQINPLAELTHKRRLSALGPGGLNRDRAGFEVRDVHPSHYGRICPIETPEGPNIGLINSLGTYARINEFGFIETPYRPVKNGVVADKIDYLTADQEENHYIAQANNPLDADGNFLGTKVTVRYRGEFLEVEPTRPTLMDVSPKQLVSIAANLIPFLEHDDANRALMGSNMQRQGVPLLEADAPLVGTGMEGKAARDSRAVIVCDGTGVVASATADVIIITKDGNLPVSDKQFLADPLKSVQTDPEMGVFVYPLRKFGRSNAGTCINQRPLVRRGQKIKKGDVIADGPCTDQGELAIGKNMLVAFMPWNGYNFEDAIVISRRVSKEDIYTSIHIEDFDVIARDTKLGPEEITRDIPNVGDEALKNLDQDGVVRIGAEVKPGDILVGKITPKSETELAPEERLLRAIFGEKAADVKDTSLRVPSGCTGIVMDVKLAQRGGAGGPDKEKLSPAEAKKQIKQIEEDYRAKKEDLTEQLTEKLSDILLNEKIPLDVVNGQTGEIIIGANKKITKTLLRKLAESYDSVEIDPSPIRNKIFDIIQNFEQKFADADMERERNLDRIETSEDGAADGVVKQVRVFVASKRKLSVGDKMAGRHGNKGVVATIVPEEDMPFLENGTPVDIVLNPLGVPSRMNVGQVLETHLGLAAKALGLKIATPVFDGIPESKIMEYIQEAKKVPGYEWMGLNGKSKLFDGRTGDAFNLDVVVGYIYMLKLGHLVADKIHARAVGPYSLVTQQPLGGKAQYGGQRFGEMEVWALEAYGAAYTLQELLTVKSDDVQGRTRIYEQIVKGDNALEAGTPESFNVLIKEMQSLGLDVKVHKRASMDADVEAIERFTAGA from the coding sequence ATGTCCCAGCGCACCAACTTTGGCAAAATCCACGAAGTCTCCGAGCCGCCGAATCTGATCGAGATTCAGCTCCGCTCGTATGAGGAGTTCCTGCAGAAGAACATCCTCCCCTCCAAGCGCAAGGAAGTCGGCCTTCAAGCGGTGTTCAAGGAAGTTTTCCCCATCGAGAGCTATGATGCTAAGATGACGCTCGATTTCGTGCTGTATGAAATCGGCGAGCCGAAGCTTTCCTCCCTGGAAGCCATCCGTGAGGCAGAGACCTACAGTGCCCCTCTTTACGTCACTTTTGAACTGCGTGACGAAGCCGGTGCTAAGCAGGAGCGCGTTTACATGGGCGAAGTGCCCCTGATGACCGACCGCGGCACCTTCGTGATCAATGGCGCTGAACGTGTGGTGGTCAGCCAGCTCCATCGTTCCCCTGGCATCTGTTTCGAAAGCAGCCAGCACCTTAATGGCCGCTGGCTCTATGGCTTCCGCATCATCCCTGACCGCGGCACCTGGTTGGAAGTCCAGTTTGACACCAACGACCTCCTTTACGTTTATCTCGACCGCCGTCGTCGCCGTCGGAAGTTCCTGGCCACCACGCTCCTGCGTGTCATCGGCTACTCCACGGACGAGGAGATCCTCAAGCTGTTCTACAACATCGAGGACATGAAGCTGAAGGAGAACCTTCCTGAGGAAGAAATCTCCGCCAAGCTGCTGTTCAAGGACATCCTGGACGGTGAACTCATCGTGGCCCGCGCCTATGAGCCTCTCACCGCCGGTGTTGTCCGTCAGCTAATCCAGCTCGGTCACAAGACCGTGAAGGTAATCACCGCCTCCCAAGACGACCTCATCGTCACCTCTCTGCGCAAAGATCCTGCCAAGGATGAAGACGAGGCCCTCAAAGAAATTTACCGCCGTCTGCGCCCAGGTGATCCTCCAACGATCCCGAACGCTCGCGCTCTGGTGAAGCGTCTGTTCTTCGATCCGAAGCGCTATGACCTGACCCGCGTCGGCCGCTACAAGATCAATCAGAAGCTCGGCCTGAAGACCGATGCGGACATGCGCATCCTGGACCCGAATGACGTGATCAGCGCCATGAGCTACCTCTTCAAGCTGCGTGCTGGTGAGGGTATCCTGGACGATATCGACCACCTTGGCAGCCGCCGTGTGCGTGCCGTGGGTGAGCTTCTGGCCAACCAGTGCCGAGTGGGCCTCGCCCGCACCGAGCGTCTGGTGAAAGAGCGCATGACTCTGTTTGACGTGAGCATGGACACCATGACTCCCGCCAAGCTGATCAATCCGAAGGCTCTGAGCGCCGTGGTGCGTGACTTCTTCGGCCGTAGCCAGCTTTCCCAGTTCATGGACCAGATCAACCCTCTGGCTGAGCTGACCCACAAGCGCCGTCTCTCCGCACTTGGCCCAGGCGGTCTGAACCGTGACCGTGCCGGTTTCGAAGTTCGTGACGTTCACCCTTCTCACTATGGCCGTATCTGCCCGATTGAGACACCAGAAGGTCCGAACATCGGTCTGATCAACTCTCTGGGCACCTATGCCCGCATCAACGAGTTCGGTTTCATCGAAACCCCTTACCGCCCTGTGAAGAACGGCGTGGTGGCGGATAAGATCGACTACCTCACCGCTGACCAGGAAGAGAACCACTACATCGCCCAGGCGAACAACCCCCTGGACGCCGATGGTAACTTCCTCGGCACCAAGGTGACCGTGCGCTACCGGGGTGAGTTCCTGGAAGTGGAGCCGACCCGTCCGACTCTGATGGACGTGTCGCCGAAGCAGCTCGTCTCCATCGCTGCCAACCTGATTCCTTTCCTTGAGCACGATGACGCCAACCGAGCTCTGATGGGCTCCAACATGCAGCGCCAAGGGGTGCCGCTTCTGGAGGCCGATGCTCCGCTCGTGGGCACCGGGATGGAAGGCAAGGCTGCCCGTGACTCCCGCGCCGTCATCGTCTGCGATGGCACTGGTGTGGTCGCCTCCGCCACGGCTGACGTCATCATCATCACCAAGGACGGCAACCTGCCAGTCAGCGACAAGCAGTTCCTGGCCGATCCTCTGAAGTCTGTGCAGACTGACCCTGAGATGGGCGTCTTCGTTTACCCGCTGCGTAAGTTCGGGCGCTCGAACGCCGGCACCTGCATCAACCAGCGTCCGCTGGTGCGCCGCGGTCAGAAGATCAAGAAGGGCGACGTCATCGCTGACGGTCCTTGCACCGACCAAGGTGAACTGGCCATCGGTAAGAACATGCTCGTCGCGTTCATGCCTTGGAACGGTTACAACTTCGAAGATGCCATCGTCATCAGCCGTCGTGTTTCCAAAGAGGACATCTACACCTCCATTCACATCGAAGACTTCGACGTCATCGCTCGTGACACGAAGCTTGGGCCTGAAGAAATCACGCGCGACATCCCGAACGTGGGTGACGAGGCGCTGAAGAACCTCGACCAAGACGGCGTCGTCCGCATCGGTGCGGAAGTGAAGCCTGGCGACATCCTCGTCGGTAAGATCACTCCGAAGTCCGAGACGGAACTGGCTCCTGAAGAGCGCCTCCTGCGCGCCATCTTCGGTGAGAAAGCCGCAGACGTGAAGGACACCTCCCTGCGTGTGCCATCTGGCTGCACCGGGATCGTCATGGATGTCAAATTGGCCCAGCGCGGTGGCGCAGGCGGTCCTGATAAAGAGAAGCTTTCCCCGGCTGAAGCCAAGAAGCAGATCAAGCAGATCGAAGAAGACTATCGTGCCAAGAAGGAAGACCTCACCGAGCAGCTCACCGAGAAGCTCAGCGATATCCTTCTCAACGAGAAGATCCCTCTCGACGTGGTGAACGGTCAGACCGGTGAGATCATCATCGGCGCGAACAAAAAGATCACCAAGACCCTGCTGCGCAAGCTGGCTGAGAGCTATGACTCGGTCGAAATCGACCCAAGCCCGATCCGCAACAAGATCTTCGACATCATCCAGAACTTCGAACAGAAGTTCGCCGATGCCGACATGGAGCGTGAGCGTAACCTCGACCGCATCGAGACCAGCGAAGACGGTGCCGCTGATGGCGTCGTGAAGCAGGTCCGCGTGTTCGTGGCCAGCAAGCGTAAGCTGTCCGTCGGTGATAAGATGGCCGGACGTCACGGTAACAAAGGGGTGGTGGCCACCATCGTCCCTGAAGAAGACATGCCGTTCCTGGAAAACGGAACGCCGGTGGACATCGTGCTGAATCCTCTGGGCGTGCCTTCCCGTATGAACGTGGGACAGGTTCTTGAAACCCACCTCGGTCTCGCGGCCAAGGCCCTGGGTCTGAAGATCGCCACCCCAGTCTTCGACGGTATCCCTGAGTCCAAGATCATGGAATACATCCAGGAAGCCAAGAAGGTGCCTGGATACGAGTGGATGGGTCTGAACGGGAAGTCCAAACTCTTCGACGGACGCACCGGTGACGCCTTCAATCTCGACGTCGTGGTCGGTTACATTTACATGCTGAAGCTGGGCCACCTTGTCGCTGATAAGATCCACGCTCGTGCCGTCGGCCCATACTCGCTGGTGACTCAGCAGCCGCTGGGTGGTAAGGCGCAATACGGTGGTCAGCGTTTCGGGGAAATGGAGGTGTGGGCCCTCGAAGCCTACGGTGCCGCTTACACGCTGCAGGAACTCCTCACCGTGAAGTCGGACGACGTGCAAGGCCGCACACGCATCTACGAACAGATCGTGAAAGGTGACAATGCTCTGGAAGCAGGCACGCCGGAATCCTTCAACGTCTTGATCAAGGAAATGCAATCCCTGGGCCTGGACGTGAAAGTTCACAAACGCGCCTCGATGGATGCCGACGTCGAAGCCATCGAACGCTTCACTGCCGGTGCCTAA
- the nusG gene encoding transcription termination/antitermination protein NusG encodes MGAIPAPRDQWYVIHVRSGFEQKVRDSMLRRIQTEEMGDYIYEVLVPTERVSEVKKGKRSETNRKFFPGYVIANCYLLNEHNQLVDKTWYFVKETDGVLNFAGTKDHPIPMRQREVDGMLAQVRDKDESVVPKIAFSVGDTVRVADGPFESQNGIIEEIDPERGVLRVSVNIFGRSTPVDLEYWQVEKA; translated from the coding sequence ATGGGAGCTATCCCCGCCCCTCGCGATCAATGGTATGTGATCCATGTGCGCTCCGGCTTTGAGCAAAAAGTCCGGGACAGCATGTTGCGCCGTATCCAGACCGAAGAGATGGGGGACTACATTTATGAAGTGCTGGTGCCCACGGAACGCGTCTCCGAAGTGAAAAAGGGCAAGCGCTCCGAAACCAATCGGAAATTTTTCCCCGGCTACGTCATTGCCAACTGCTACCTGCTCAATGAGCACAATCAGCTGGTGGATAAGACTTGGTATTTCGTGAAGGAAACCGATGGCGTGCTGAACTTTGCCGGCACCAAGGACCACCCGATCCCCATGCGTCAGCGTGAAGTGGATGGCATGTTGGCCCAGGTCCGTGATAAGGATGAATCCGTGGTGCCAAAAATCGCCTTCTCCGTGGGAGATACCGTGCGTGTGGCAGACGGGCCTTTCGAAAGCCAAAACGGTATCATCGAAGAAATCGATCCTGAGCGCGGCGTGCTGCGTGTCTCTGTCAATATCTTCGGCCGCTCCACCCCCGTGGATCTGGAATACTGGCAGGTGGAAAAAGCCTAG
- the rplK gene encoding 50S ribosomal protein L11, protein MAKEIVKLIKLQIKAGAANPAPPIGPALGQAGVNIMAFCKEFNAATQKAGGDVLPTVITVYKDKSFTFITKQPPASNILKKVANIASGSGEAAKKKVAKITKAQLLEATKMKIVDLNTQDLERASRIMAGTARQMGIDIID, encoded by the coding sequence ATGGCCAAAGAAATCGTCAAACTCATCAAGCTCCAGATCAAGGCTGGTGCTGCCAACCCTGCTCCGCCCATCGGTCCTGCGCTCGGTCAGGCTGGCGTGAACATCATGGCATTCTGTAAGGAGTTCAACGCAGCCACCCAGAAGGCTGGCGGTGATGTCCTCCCAACCGTCATCACGGTTTACAAAGACAAGAGCTTCACCTTCATCACGAAGCAGCCTCCAGCGTCTAACATCCTGAAGAAGGTGGCGAACATCGCCTCCGGCTCCGGTGAAGCCGCCAAGAAGAAAGTGGCCAAGATCACCAAGGCCCAGCTTCTGGAAGCCACCAAAATGAAGATCGTGGACCTGAACACTCAGGACCTCGAGCGCGCCTCCCGCATCATGGCAGGCACCGCCCGCCAGATGGGCATCGACATCATCGACTAA
- the rplA gene encoding 50S ribosomal protein L1, with protein sequence MITRSKRYKKAAEMVPAGKIFSLEEAAELVRKFPGTKFNQTVTLSFHMGVDPKKGDQMIRGTCPLPHGSGKTVRVAVFAVGAAAEAAKAAGAELVGFEDLIAKVKDGQMDFDVAVATPAAMNEVRKLGKQLGPRGLMPNPRTGTVTDDVGGAVKAVKAGRVDFKLDKNGNIAATIGKVAFDVSALAENGNALIDAIVRAKPATARGKYVHSITLAATMSPALRIDVSKYVKL encoded by the coding sequence ATGATAACACGAAGCAAAAGATACAAGAAAGCTGCCGAAATGGTTCCGGCAGGAAAGATCTTCTCACTCGAAGAAGCTGCCGAACTCGTGCGCAAATTCCCAGGCACGAAGTTCAACCAAACGGTGACTCTGTCCTTCCACATGGGTGTGGACCCGAAGAAGGGCGACCAGATGATCCGTGGCACTTGCCCGCTGCCTCATGGTTCTGGTAAAACGGTTCGCGTCGCCGTGTTCGCTGTCGGCGCAGCCGCTGAAGCCGCCAAGGCCGCCGGAGCTGAGTTGGTCGGTTTCGAAGATCTCATCGCCAAGGTGAAAGATGGTCAGATGGATTTCGATGTCGCCGTCGCCACCCCCGCTGCGATGAATGAAGTTCGTAAGCTCGGTAAGCAACTCGGACCTCGCGGTTTGATGCCTAACCCAAGAACAGGCACCGTGACCGACGACGTCGGTGGTGCTGTGAAGGCGGTGAAAGCCGGTCGTGTGGACTTCAAGCTGGATAAGAACGGCAACATCGCCGCCACCATCGGCAAAGTCGCTTTCGACGTCAGCGCCCTGGCTGAGAACGGCAATGCTTTGATCGACGCGATCGTCCGTGCTAAGCCTGCCACCGCTCGTGGTAAGTATGTGCACAGCATCACGCTGGCTGCGACGATGTCGCCCGCTCTGCGCATTGATGTCTCCAAGTATGTGAAACTGTAA
- the rplL gene encoding 50S ribosomal protein L7/L12, which yields MADLTKIVEELSGLTVLEVAELVKSLEDKWGVSAAAPIAAAAPAAGGAAPAAAAEEKTEFDVVLVDGGANKIAVIKEVRGVVAGLGLAEAKKLVESAPQKVKEGAKKEEAEEIKKKLEAAGAKVEIK from the coding sequence ATGGCAGACCTGACTAAAATCGTTGAAGAACTGAGCGGCCTTACCGTGCTGGAAGTCGCTGAACTCGTGAAATCCCTGGAAGACAAGTGGGGCGTGAGCGCCGCTGCTCCTATCGCTGCTGCTGCTCCTGCAGCTGGTGGTGCTGCTCCTGCAGCCGCTGCTGAAGAGAAGACTGAGTTCGACGTCGTCCTGGTTGACGGTGGCGCAAACAAGATCGCCGTGATTAAAGAAGTCCGCGGCGTTGTCGCTGGCCTCGGCCTTGCTGAAGCGAAGAAGCTCGTTGAGAGCGCTCCGCAGAAAGTCAAGGAAGGCGCTAAGAAAGAGGAAGCTGAAGAGATCAAGAAGAAGCTCGAAGCTGCCGGCGCTAAAGTGGAGATCAAGTAA